A DNA window from Hymenobacter aquaticus contains the following coding sequences:
- a CDS encoding tetratricopeptide repeat-containing sensor histidine kinase, whose translation MHNWLTMLASALGLLLLGWLGAPLRAEAQHRALDSLKTLVRTAPADTTRAQAAYALVPRYVTSDTVQAWSYARQGLALAHRSGDKATVAAAHLVLGNLYDYAGRHALARRHFHQARAIYQQLYRTTRSGRALKSLAATYVNLSNICSRENDYQQATGFLLRAARYLVQAGDSDLLVTTYHNLAGQFFELNQMDKALRYATFSARIAAARPDLEARFSSYLATASILLQLRHYPETRQYLEQARVLLPQMATSSYLYSYYQNTADYHLAQHNYPAAATNLRQAIALVQQRNELSALADLYLSLGTVRLATRRYDEAERLFRQSAAIFERLQAPASRARALEQLAQTEERRGHPAQALAYYKQYQQLSHSVAEEETQRQINVLENQYRTQQKEQQIVSLRRQRQFQAAELSRKNLLLLACSGLLLAVLVAGVLGYLNLRNRQLLARQAQLLQERQLLDLRNEYRLSVANAVLQGQEEERRRLARDLHDGLGGMLSTIKLYLLSVQTDAGLSARNNGLFATALDHLDSSVTELRRVAHNLMPEVLLQFGLAVALQEFCNRVHQARQLQVRCQLLGLEKPLPQPVELAVYRIVQELVNNVIKHARATEVLVQFIRQDDQANLVVEDDGQGLPRAACPEGAGLKGIRARVEYLNGGCEIQAVPGQGTSVFITFPIDATG comes from the coding sequence ATGCACAACTGGCTTACCATGCTCGCCTCCGCCCTGGGTCTGCTGCTGCTGGGCTGGCTGGGAGCACCGCTTCGGGCGGAGGCCCAACACCGCGCCCTGGACAGCCTAAAGACGCTGGTGCGCACGGCCCCGGCCGATACTACCCGCGCCCAGGCGGCTTACGCGCTGGTGCCCCGCTACGTCACTTCCGATACGGTGCAGGCCTGGAGCTACGCGCGCCAGGGTCTGGCCCTGGCGCACCGCTCAGGCGACAAGGCCACCGTAGCCGCCGCGCATCTGGTGCTGGGCAACCTGTACGACTATGCCGGGCGGCATGCCCTGGCCCGGCGGCACTTTCACCAGGCCCGCGCCATCTACCAGCAGCTGTACCGCACTACCCGGTCGGGGCGCGCGCTGAAAAGCCTGGCGGCGACGTACGTCAATCTGAGCAACATCTGCTCGCGGGAAAACGACTACCAGCAGGCCACCGGCTTTTTGCTACGGGCCGCCCGCTACCTGGTGCAGGCCGGCGACAGTGATTTGCTGGTGACCACCTACCACAACCTGGCCGGGCAGTTTTTTGAGCTGAACCAGATGGACAAGGCGCTGCGCTACGCGACTTTCAGCGCCCGTATTGCCGCGGCCCGCCCCGATCTGGAGGCCCGCTTCAGCAGCTACCTGGCTACGGCCAGCATCTTGCTGCAGCTGCGGCACTACCCCGAAACCCGGCAGTATCTGGAGCAGGCCCGGGTGCTGCTGCCTCAGATGGCCACTTCTTCCTATCTGTATAGCTACTACCAGAACACGGCCGACTACCACTTGGCGCAGCACAACTACCCGGCGGCGGCCACCAACTTGCGGCAGGCAATAGCCCTGGTGCAGCAGCGCAACGAACTGTCGGCCCTGGCCGACCTCTACCTCAGCCTGGGCACGGTGCGGCTGGCTACGCGGCGCTACGACGAGGCAGAGCGGCTTTTTCGGCAGAGCGCGGCTATTTTCGAGCGGCTCCAGGCACCCGCGTCGCGGGCCCGGGCCCTGGAGCAGCTGGCCCAAACCGAGGAGCGGCGGGGGCACCCGGCCCAGGCGCTGGCCTACTACAAGCAGTACCAGCAGCTGAGCCACAGCGTGGCCGAGGAAGAAACCCAGCGCCAGATCAACGTGCTGGAAAACCAGTATCGTACCCAGCAGAAAGAGCAGCAGATCGTGAGCCTGCGCCGGCAGCGCCAGTTTCAGGCCGCCGAGCTGAGCCGAAAAAACCTGCTGCTGCTGGCCTGCTCGGGCCTGCTGCTGGCGGTGCTGGTCGCGGGCGTGCTGGGCTACCTCAACCTGCGCAACCGGCAGCTGCTGGCCCGGCAGGCCCAGCTGCTGCAGGAGCGGCAGCTGCTGGATTTGCGCAACGAGTACCGCCTCTCGGTGGCCAATGCCGTGCTGCAGGGCCAGGAGGAGGAGCGCCGCCGCCTGGCCCGCGACCTGCACGATGGCCTGGGCGGCATGCTCTCCACCATCAAGCTGTACTTGCTCAGCGTACAAACCGACGCGGGCTTATCGGCGCGTAACAATGGGCTGTTTGCTACCGCCCTCGACCACCTCGACAGCTCGGTGACGGAGCTGCGCCGCGTGGCGCACAATCTCATGCCGGAAGTGTTGCTGCAGTTCGGCCTGGCCGTGGCCCTGCAGGAGTTTTGCAACCGGGTGCACCAGGCCCGGCAGCTGCAGGTGCGCTGCCAGCTGCTGGGCCTGGAAAAGCCGCTGCCGCAGCCCGTGGAGCTGGCCGTGTACCGCATCGTGCAGGAATTGGTCAACAACGTCATCAAGCACGCCCGGGCGACCGAAGTACTGGTGCAGTTCATCCGGCAGGACGACCAGGCCAACCTGGTCGTGGAAGACGACGGCCAGGGCCTGCCCCGCGCCGCCTGCCCGGAAGGGGCGGGGCTCAAAGGCATTCGGGCCCGCGTCGAGTACCTGAACGGGGGCTGCGAAATTCAGGCAGTTCCCGGCCAGGGTACCTCCGTGTTTATTACCTTTCCCATCGACGCAACCGGCTGA
- a CDS encoding carboxypeptidase-like regulatory domain-containing protein, with product MIPAPTKRCAGGWGAACALLLLLAPGLARAQAPARPLPATSAPDSLQLTGSVTDQLTHEQLLGALVYLAGQPTHAVATDLQGRFALRVPAAALPDTLVIEYLGYRPQRRVLRTAAAVALALEPQPTHVLATVEVKASRPITEDFIVRQLNYLQIVTNPAAAADPLLAVRTLPSATNLDESASVSLRGSAPGQTGVYLNGVPVYEPTKFAQLNGLGTFGIFNAELVKTLDVFPSNPPLEFGNAGAGLIHVETDARRAARSTQVSVGMANSGLLLNRPTGRRSMTKVYANAQYAPVLRLLNPGAFQRLQAFGLADAGAHFATPLGSTGTLKVFVYGLREQYRYQSGYLPTNGGNRYQYQNLRGLATASLEKFWDRADVGFYQGLSLRRIHDQLEGQPALYHTRRRGQDYFWSGHVRYYWRSNFSTRAGLSYDHRQLGITGQLPAYPDADGLGPVGQPRRLHQQRSLPEAYQYTKYVARHWVFGFGTRANALPGVFAGGYLAWQANVRLTVPGQLYNLSGGDYVTSTLPDPLLPFLRTRIRQVAFDYSFQWPRLTVDGASYYKRELSLTRVRVWGTEAAAQYQATKQLLLNLAFSSVRSPLARFDPADAAAWRYAYTQPRYDLRFSLKSSVSLAGKWGQVSLSGQYRAGAPFTRISGGQPVPGTPDFQPLYPAQPNASYLPNYFRLDVSASRSFAAPSGRGATIVYVVLNNVTNQRNISRYVYSADYSQRQGETLLHRMFYLGLVRNWH from the coding sequence GTGATTCCGGCCCCTACGAAGCGCTGCGCGGGCGGCTGGGGAGCAGCCTGCGCCCTGCTACTGCTGCTCGCCCCCGGCCTGGCCCGGGCACAGGCGCCCGCCCGCCCGCTGCCGGCAACCAGCGCCCCGGACAGCCTGCAGCTAACAGGCTCCGTGACCGATCAGCTGACCCACGAGCAGCTGCTGGGGGCCCTCGTGTACCTGGCGGGCCAGCCCACCCACGCCGTCGCCACCGATTTGCAGGGCCGCTTCGCGCTACGGGTGCCGGCCGCGGCCCTGCCCGATACGCTCGTGATAGAGTACCTGGGCTACCGGCCCCAGCGCCGGGTGCTGCGTACCGCCGCCGCCGTGGCCCTGGCCCTGGAGCCCCAGCCAACGCACGTGCTGGCCACCGTGGAAGTGAAAGCCAGTCGCCCCATTACCGAGGACTTCATTGTCCGGCAGCTCAATTACCTGCAGATCGTTACAAACCCCGCCGCCGCCGCCGACCCGCTGCTGGCCGTCCGGACCCTGCCCTCGGCCACCAACCTGGACGAGTCGGCCAGCGTGAGCCTGCGGGGCTCGGCCCCGGGCCAGACGGGGGTGTACCTGAACGGCGTACCGGTGTACGAGCCCACCAAGTTTGCCCAGCTCAACGGCCTGGGCACTTTCGGCATCTTCAACGCGGAGCTGGTCAAGACGCTGGACGTGTTTCCCAGCAACCCGCCGCTGGAGTTCGGCAATGCCGGGGCGGGGCTCATCCACGTCGAAACCGACGCCCGCCGCGCGGCCCGCAGCACCCAGGTATCGGTGGGAATGGCCAACTCGGGGCTGCTGCTGAACCGGCCCACCGGGCGGCGCAGCATGACCAAGGTATACGCCAACGCGCAGTATGCCCCGGTGCTGCGCCTGCTGAATCCGGGGGCTTTCCAGCGGCTGCAAGCCTTCGGCCTGGCCGATGCCGGCGCGCACTTTGCCACGCCCCTGGGCAGCACGGGCACCCTGAAGGTATTCGTTTACGGCCTGCGCGAGCAGTACCGCTACCAGAGCGGCTACCTGCCCACCAACGGCGGCAACCGCTACCAGTACCAGAACCTGCGCGGGCTGGCGACGGCCAGCCTGGAAAAATTCTGGGACCGGGCCGACGTGGGCTTCTACCAGGGCCTGAGCCTGCGCCGCATCCACGACCAGCTCGAGGGCCAGCCGGCCCTGTACCACACCCGCCGCCGGGGCCAGGATTACTTCTGGAGCGGCCACGTGCGCTACTACTGGCGCAGCAACTTCTCTACCCGCGCGGGCCTGAGCTACGACCACCGGCAGCTGGGCATTACCGGCCAGCTACCGGCTTACCCGGATGCCGACGGGCTGGGGCCGGTGGGCCAGCCCCGCCGCCTGCACCAGCAGCGCAGCCTGCCCGAGGCCTACCAGTACACCAAATACGTGGCCCGCCACTGGGTATTCGGCTTCGGAACCCGCGCCAATGCTCTACCGGGCGTTTTCGCGGGGGGCTACCTGGCCTGGCAGGCCAACGTGCGGCTTACGGTGCCCGGTCAGCTCTACAACCTGTCGGGGGGCGACTACGTGACCTCCACCTTGCCCGACCCGCTGCTGCCCTTCCTCAGAACCCGGATCCGGCAGGTGGCCTTCGACTACAGCTTCCAGTGGCCCCGGCTCACCGTAGACGGGGCCTCGTACTACAAGCGGGAACTGAGCCTGACGCGGGTGCGCGTGTGGGGCACCGAAGCCGCCGCCCAGTACCAGGCCACCAAACAGCTGCTGCTGAACCTGGCCTTCTCCTCCGTCCGCTCGCCGCTGGCGCGCTTCGACCCCGCCGATGCGGCCGCGTGGCGCTATGCCTACACGCAACCCCGCTACGACCTGCGCTTCAGCCTGAAGAGCAGTGTGAGCCTGGCCGGAAAATGGGGCCAGGTCAGCCTGAGCGGGCAGTACCGGGCCGGGGCGCCGTTCACCCGCATCAGCGGGGGCCAGCCCGTGCCGGGCACCCCCGACTTCCAGCCCCTGTACCCGGCCCAGCCCAATGCCAGCTACCTGCCCAACTACTTCCGCCTGGATGTGTCGGCCAGCCGCAGCTTTGCGGCCCCCAGCGGCCGGGGTGCCACCATCGTCTACGTCGTGCTGAACAACGTCACCAACCAGCGCAACATCAGCCGCTATGTCTACTCGGCCGACTACAGCCAGCGGCAGGGCGAGACCCTGCTGCACCGCATGTTCTACCTGGGCCTCGTGCGCAACTGGCACTGA
- a CDS encoding SagB/ThcOx family dehydrogenase, protein MPANPAHYLFATELQSETLDFLELTKTHAYDAAELGQRVGAIMQTPFIMEQVAAHTPEAGYPAATVPLPEAPLSDALQLALQQLNQQRVSTRQFEPRPLAGEQLARLLRLAYAVTRPHQGLATPLPPGRSVASAGGLYPLELYYVSLRTTGLAPGVYHYQPAHSGRLVLVSDFASDQAFAQAVAEAFLTAEKNDMEYDNAAGYLVIGAVLQRTCFKYVDRGVRFCLLEAGALLHAVYLASAATGIGCCAMGSYVDNEVRRLIGWQGRLHEPLSVILLGNPA, encoded by the coding sequence ATGCCCGCTAATCCGGCCCACTATCTTTTTGCCACTGAGCTGCAGTCCGAAACCCTGGATTTTCTGGAGCTGACCAAAACGCACGCCTACGATGCCGCCGAACTGGGCCAGCGGGTAGGAGCCATCATGCAGACGCCCTTCATCATGGAGCAGGTGGCGGCCCATACCCCCGAGGCCGGCTACCCGGCGGCCACGGTGCCCCTGCCCGAGGCGCCGCTCTCCGATGCCCTGCAGCTGGCCCTGCAGCAGCTCAATCAGCAGCGCGTCAGCACCCGGCAGTTTGAGCCCCGGCCCCTGGCCGGGGAGCAGCTGGCCCGCCTGTTGCGGCTGGCCTACGCCGTGACCCGCCCCCACCAGGGGCTGGCTACGCCGCTGCCGCCGGGCCGCTCGGTGGCTTCGGCCGGGGGCTTGTATCCGCTGGAGCTCTACTACGTGAGCCTGCGTACCACCGGCCTGGCGCCGGGCGTGTATCATTACCAGCCGGCCCACAGCGGCCGGCTGGTCCTGGTTTCGGATTTTGCCTCGGATCAGGCTTTCGCGCAGGCGGTGGCCGAGGCTTTCCTCACGGCCGAAAAGAATGACATGGAATATGACAACGCCGCCGGCTACCTGGTCATCGGGGCGGTATTGCAGCGCACCTGCTTTAAGTATGTCGACCGGGGCGTGCGGTTTTGCCTGCTGGAGGCCGGCGCCCTGCTGCACGCCGTGTACCTGGCCAGCGCCGCCACCGGCATCGGGTGCTGCGCCATGGGCAGCTACGTCGATAATGAGGTGCGCCGCCTTATCGGCTGGCAGGGCCGCCTGCACGAGCCCCTGAGCGTTATTCTTTTAGGCAACCCGGCATGA
- a CDS encoding YcaO-like family protein, whose translation MLTSAALPAGHHVLSARAQTELLATEAGLLTGELYQLPSREFLPPGLYQSTCTSTALKYLGANVTEVSGSGIAFDPDQSRRATIGEFCERYSAAFQTPDQMIRATYHELQARGLAALPPEQLALYAPWQYEQPGFAYQRLTPDTCLAWVKTQCLFSGSSLLVPAFSVYLPHSNFFDNRQNFMQNTSTGLAAGPTLAAAVESGFLECLERDAFCRFWYQQATAAGWRTYSPEFIIRSFPDSARIRQLYANPRVQLKVFDLAAYASAETMVVFLTYRYKGHDYLSIGSASRFGREAALIKAALEAYQGVDYGLHLLRQHAQWQSNDADYANVNDFHKHFAFYNKFPDLRQQVPVLREALSPAACTDAFPPQAPPVRHLRDAPRAGWDTVLYKELTTPDVAALGYAVCRVLVPGTAYLTGRHDAPFLGAPALAALPEPFTVLPHPFP comes from the coding sequence ATGCTGACTTCCGCTGCCTTGCCTGCCGGGCACCACGTGCTGAGCGCCCGCGCCCAAACCGAACTGCTTGCCACCGAGGCGGGCCTGCTCACCGGTGAGCTCTACCAGCTGCCCAGCCGGGAGTTTTTGCCCCCCGGCCTGTACCAAAGCACCTGTACCAGCACGGCGCTCAAGTACCTGGGAGCCAACGTGACTGAGGTCAGCGGCTCCGGCATTGCCTTCGACCCGGACCAGTCGCGCCGGGCGACCATCGGCGAGTTTTGCGAGCGGTACAGTGCCGCGTTTCAGACCCCCGACCAGATGATCCGGGCCACGTACCACGAGCTGCAGGCCCGGGGCCTGGCGGCCCTGCCCCCCGAGCAGCTGGCCCTGTACGCCCCGTGGCAGTACGAGCAGCCCGGCTTTGCCTACCAGCGCCTCACCCCCGACACCTGCCTGGCGTGGGTGAAAACCCAGTGCCTGTTTTCGGGCTCGTCGCTGCTGGTACCGGCCTTTAGCGTGTACCTGCCCCACAGCAACTTCTTCGACAACCGCCAGAACTTCATGCAGAACACCTCGACGGGCCTGGCGGCGGGACCTACGCTGGCCGCCGCCGTCGAGAGCGGCTTTCTGGAGTGCCTCGAGCGGGACGCCTTCTGCCGCTTCTGGTACCAGCAGGCCACGGCCGCGGGCTGGCGCACCTACTCGCCCGAGTTTATCATCCGCTCCTTCCCCGACTCGGCCCGCATCCGGCAGCTGTATGCCAACCCGCGCGTGCAACTCAAGGTGTTTGACCTGGCCGCCTATGCTTCGGCCGAGACGATGGTGGTGTTTCTTACCTACCGCTACAAGGGCCACGACTACCTCAGCATCGGGTCGGCGAGCCGCTTTGGCCGGGAAGCCGCCCTGATCAAGGCGGCGCTGGAAGCCTATCAGGGCGTCGACTACGGCCTGCACCTGCTCCGGCAGCACGCCCAGTGGCAGAGCAACGACGCCGACTACGCCAACGTGAATGATTTTCACAAGCATTTCGCCTTTTACAACAAGTTTCCGGACCTGCGCCAGCAGGTGCCGGTGCTGCGCGAGGCGCTGAGCCCGGCGGCCTGCACCGACGCTTTCCCGCCCCAGGCACCGCCCGTGCGCCACCTGCGCGACGCTCCGCGGGCGGGCTGGGACACGGTGCTCTACAAGGAGCTGACCACCCCCGACGTGGCCGCGCTGGGCTACGCCGTGTGCCGGGTGCTGGTGCCCGGCACGGCCTACCTCACCGGCCGCCACGACGCGCCGTTTCTGGGCGCCCCGGCCCTGGCCGCGCTGCCGGAGCCCTTCACCGTGCTACCCCATCCGTTTCCGTAG
- a CDS encoding response regulator codes for MKTITVLLVEDHEMVIAGLKVLLEPLPQVRVAGCVTTAAAALAFCAQQPLPDVVLLDINLPDMSGIEACRLLKAAHPDVRVLGLSTFNEKAFVVRMMQNGASGYLLKSARPAELAEALAAVCGDRRFFSEEVQNTLLHEPAPPAAAAAVPALTRREKEILGLLADGFTNQEISEKLFLSPFTVDTHRRNILLKFGVNNTAALIKLAVKSELV; via the coding sequence ATGAAAACAATTACGGTATTGCTGGTCGAAGATCATGAAATGGTCATTGCCGGCCTGAAAGTGCTGCTGGAACCCCTGCCCCAGGTACGGGTAGCCGGCTGCGTAACCACGGCTGCCGCCGCCCTGGCCTTCTGCGCCCAGCAGCCCCTGCCCGACGTGGTGCTGCTCGACATCAACCTGCCCGACATGAGCGGCATCGAGGCGTGCCGGCTGCTGAAAGCGGCGCACCCCGACGTGCGGGTGCTGGGCCTGAGCACCTTCAACGAAAAAGCCTTCGTGGTGCGCATGATGCAAAACGGGGCGTCGGGCTACCTGCTGAAAAGTGCCCGCCCCGCCGAGCTGGCCGAAGCCCTGGCGGCGGTGTGCGGCGACCGGCGCTTTTTCAGCGAGGAAGTGCAGAACACGCTGCTGCACGAGCCCGCCCCGCCGGCCGCGGCCGCCGCGGTACCCGCCCTGACGCGCCGCGAGAAGGAAATTCTGGGCCTGCTGGCCGATGGGTTTACCAACCAGGAAATTTCGGAAAAGCTGTTTCTGAGCCCTTTCACCGTCGATACCCACCGGCGCAATATCCTGCTGAAGTTCGGGGTCAACAACACGGCTGCCCTCATCAAGCTGGCCGTGAAGAGCGAGCTGGTATAG